One Cloacibacillus sp. genomic window carries:
- a CDS encoding C45 family peptidase yields the protein METFEKGSKIKKDKLNIIDLHGTWREMGRQYGALMAVELRDIYERAICGRIMKESADPQGLKQQAQKFYANYPYKFKEVLRGMSEGSTLTLEELKLVNALEVIAAMTIMPQQCSGIAVWGDYAEGPLVYGRNYDYLPWFKEFDEDIVLACFHPGDGSLAVATLGYAGEIYAVNGMNEKGIFLELNNGMPSGGALWYDSRVPAVTELFSFLLDCSTLDEIESCFQTTKANFAYIVGVADGQTARCFEWPVFEVKRRESHSRPGLTVLTNHFTEFSWGLPRPDDKTYWMTRTRRQNLLTLAKHFKGTINEKVMMDIMDSKIEELGATTDLTLYQMVVVPERYELWFKIPGAQEWTPIDMKEILKPREG from the coding sequence ATGGAAACTTTTGAAAAAGGTTCAAAGATAAAGAAAGACAAACTTAATATCATTGACCTGCACGGTACCTGGCGTGAAATGGGGCGCCAGTACGGCGCGCTGATGGCGGTCGAGCTTCGTGATATATACGAAAGGGCCATCTGCGGCCGAATCATGAAGGAGAGCGCCGACCCTCAGGGGCTGAAACAGCAGGCGCAAAAGTTCTACGCCAATTACCCCTACAAGTTCAAAGAGGTTTTGCGCGGAATGAGCGAAGGTTCAACTCTGACACTTGAGGAGCTCAAACTTGTCAACGCCCTCGAAGTCATCGCCGCGATGACCATCATGCCGCAGCAATGTTCCGGCATCGCGGTATGGGGCGACTATGCCGAAGGCCCCCTCGTTTACGGAAGAAATTACGACTACCTCCCGTGGTTCAAAGAATTTGACGAGGATATCGTTCTCGCCTGCTTCCACCCAGGCGACGGCTCGCTAGCGGTGGCGACGCTCGGTTACGCGGGGGAGATATATGCCGTCAACGGCATGAACGAAAAGGGCATCTTTCTGGAGCTCAACAACGGCATGCCATCCGGCGGCGCGCTCTGGTATGACAGCCGCGTCCCCGCGGTGACGGAGCTGTTCAGCTTTCTGCTCGACTGCTCGACGCTCGACGAGATCGAGAGCTGCTTCCAAACTACGAAGGCCAACTTCGCATATATCGTCGGCGTCGCGGACGGACAGACTGCCCGCTGCTTTGAATGGCCGGTCTTCGAGGTCAAGCGTCGCGAATCGCACTCCCGCCCCGGCCTCACGGTGCTGACAAATCATTTTACGGAATTTTCCTGGGGGCTTCCGCGTCCCGACGATAAGACCTATTGGATGACGCGTACACGCCGCCAGAACCTCCTCACCCTCGCCAAGCACTTCAAGGGCACGATCAACGAAAAGGTGATGATGGACATCATGGATTCGAAGATCGAGGAGCTAGGAGCGACGACAGATCTCACCCTCTACCAGATGGTGGTCGTCCCCGAAAGGTACGAGCTGTGGTTCAAGATACCCGGCGCGCAGGAGTGGACGCCGATCGACATGAAAGAGATCCTCAAGCCGCGCGAGGGCTAG